A window of the Halichoerus grypus chromosome 2, mHalGry1.hap1.1, whole genome shotgun sequence genome harbors these coding sequences:
- the OR13G1 gene encoding olfactory receptor 13G1, whose translation MNNSIVTEFMILGLTQKPELQRILFIAFLFVYLVAFLGNVLIVIAIIYNPTLHTPMHVFLLALAIVDSICTTSIIPKMLGTMLTSARSISYGSCMSQLFFFTWSLGAEMVLFTTMAYDRSVAIGFPLRYRTIMNDHMCLALLSITMVIAVTNSWVHTGLILRLTFCGPNTIDHFFCEIPPLLSLSCSPIRISEVMVYVADITLAIGDFTLTCISYGFIIAAILRIRTAEGKRKAFSTCSSHLIVVSLYYPPVIYTYIRPAASYSFERDKVIAALYTLVTPTLNPIVYSFRNKEMQTGIQKVFTFLKP comes from the coding sequence ATGAATAACAGCATCGTAACTGAGTTTATGATTCTGGGCCTCACCCAAAAGCCTGAACTGCAGAGAATTCTCTTCATTGCCTTTCTCTTCGTGTACCTTGTGGCCTTTCTTGGCAATGTGCTGATTGTCATTGCCATAATCTATAACCCCACCTTGCATACACCCATGCATGTTTTCCTTCTGGCGCTGGCTATTGTGGATAGCATCTGCACAACAAGCATTATACCAAAGATGCTGGGGACTATGCTAACATCAGCAAGGAGTATTTCCTACGGAAGCTGCATGTCCCAGCTCTTCTTCTTCACATGGTCCCTGGGGGCTGAGATGGTTCTCTTCACCACAATGGCCTATGACCGCTCTGTGGCCATCGGTTTCCCTCTTCGCTACAGAACCATTATGAATGACCATATGTGTTTGGCCTTGCTCAGCATTACCATGGTGATTGCAGTAACCAATTCCTGGGTTCACACTGGTCTCATCCTGAGGCTGACCTTCTGTGGGCCAAACACCATTGACCACTTCTTCTGTGAGATACCTCCACTGCTGTCTTTGTCCTGCAGCCCTATTAGAATCAGTGAGGTGATGGTATATGTTGCTGATATTACCCTGGCCATAGGTGACTTCACCCTCACCTGCATCTCCTATGGTTTTATCATTGCTGCCATTCTCCGCATCCGCACAGCAGAAGGCAAGAGGAAGGCTTTCTCAACATGCTCATCCCACCTCATAGTAGTGTCCCTTTACTACCCCCCTGTAATCTACACCTATATCCGCCCTGCTGCCAGCTACTCATTTGAAAGGGACAAGGTGATAGCTGCACTCTATACTCTTGTGACCCCAACATTAAACCCAATTGTGTATAGTTTCCGAAACAAGGAGATGCAGACAGGGATTCAGAAAGTCTTCACATTTCTGAAACCTTAG